One genomic window of Arachis stenosperma cultivar V10309 chromosome 10, arast.V10309.gnm1.PFL2, whole genome shotgun sequence includes the following:
- the LOC130956585 gene encoding uncharacterized protein LOC130956585, which yields MYCFQNQDANALFQVSMEIGGLQKHRNRCCQPRSTLMCECMETAVAFRSFCMNLSGHKPLLPVAVYVYSGVRYETFVIGSDEDMQVLFHCRRSFPEVRIPELFAKLKDGVDSSGASALNPQSTTIGGASTSMSVVAAAVLIPEPERAGAVHTSVPPVVPDFEFEVGPDRVENALRDDDSDEEPVDIGGDNDDDIPRGTCTAHGGSGSGTQEYPPHLSSLNLEAIGQHQNIETTFVGQGMHDGNPLMEFQIGQSFQSKEEAMLIVDASVSIKVLQEATEATYGFRPSYRKVWLAKQKAVTHIYGDWEESYGDLPRWILGIKSTMDGSVALLNLNLSWNHVKCTVICLTLFGGGSSPNRS from the exons ATGTATTGTTTCCAAAATCAAGACGCAAATGCATTGTTTCAGGTATCTATGGAAATTGGCGGTTTACAGAAGCACAGAAACCGCTGTTGCCAGCCGCGGAGTACGTTGATGTGTGAATGCATGGAAACTGCTGTTGCATTCCGCAGTTTCTGCATGAATCTGTCTGGTCATAAACCGCTACTGCCAGTAGCGGTTTATGTGTATT CTGGTGTGAGATATGAGACCTTTGTGATAGGGTCGGATGAAGACATGCAGGTCTTGTTTCACTGCAGGCGTAGTTTTCCGGAAGTGAGGATACCTGAGCTGTTTGCGAAGTTGAAAGATGGTGTCGACAGCTCTGGGGCATCGGCACTGAATCCTCAGTCAACCACGATCGGTGGTGCCTCGACATCGATGTCTGTGGTAGCAGCTGCAGTTCTAATTCCTGAGCCCGAACGTGCTGGGGCTGTCCATACTAGTGTGCCTCCTGTTGTGCCTGATTTTGAATTTGAGGTCGGACCAGATCGAGTTGAGAATGCGTTGCGTGACGATGATTCGGATGAGGAGCCAGTCGATATTGGTGGGgacaatgatgatgatattcCAAGAGGTACATGTACAGCACATGGAGGTTCTGGTTCTGGAACACAAGAGTACCCTCCACACCTATCGTCCTTGAACTTGGAAGCCATCGGCCAACACCAGAATATAGAGACAACCTTCGTGGGACAGGGTATGCATGATGGGAATCCTTTGATGGAATTTCAGATTGGCCAATCATTCCAGAGTAAGGAGGAAGCCATGCTGAT AGTTGATGCGTCGGTGTCAATTAAGGTGCTGCAAGAGGCAACGGAGGCGACATACGGTTTTAGGCCCAGTTATCGGAAGGTGTGGTTGGCGAAGCAGAAGGCAGTAACACATATCTATGGCGACTGGGAGGAGTCATATGGGGATCTGCCCCGCTGGATCCTTGGGATTAAATCCACCATGGATGGTTCCGTTGCTTTGCTGAACCTAAACCTCTCGTGGAACCATGTAAAGTGTACCGTCATCTGCTTGACCTTATTCGGTGGTGGCAGCTCACCGAATAGGTCCTAA